The Vibrio sp. SNU_ST1 genome has a segment encoding these proteins:
- a CDS encoding DUF2987 domain-containing protein: MKKTALALLATLSFGVSLPASAQEYMFTYSKLYTQLKNNTKEGHDDIKVAVFFVDQQAQKTCHISKAWMEKEEHYEELKVSAANELLLPVDQNLRSANPLIFVQTQEQECAYSLVVMTQEPLAGTVEVAQLESLLPQMQAMLEDVSGMFSSWFTPDIQGLTLEFNDKLEGNIALSNGKQIPIKEGRAKFTLEELTGSDSITLPEPTVRVLPYIPAQ, from the coding sequence ATGAAAAAGACAGCACTCGCTTTATTAGCCACTTTAAGTTTTGGGGTTTCTCTTCCAGCTTCGGCGCAAGAATATATGTTCACGTATTCTAAACTCTATACTCAGCTGAAAAACAACACCAAAGAAGGGCACGATGATATCAAAGTTGCGGTGTTCTTTGTTGACCAACAAGCACAGAAAACCTGCCACATCAGCAAAGCTTGGATGGAGAAAGAAGAACACTATGAAGAGCTAAAAGTGTCTGCTGCGAATGAGCTGCTTCTACCTGTAGATCAAAACCTGCGCTCAGCAAACCCTCTTATCTTTGTACAAACCCAAGAACAAGAGTGTGCATATTCGCTCGTTGTCATGACACAGGAACCTTTAGCTGGAACTGTTGAAGTTGCACAACTAGAGAGCCTGTTACCACAGATGCAGGCAATGCTAGAAGACGTCAGCGGCATGTTCTCTAGCTGGTTCACACCTGATATCCAAGGGTTAACGTTGGAGTTCAATGACAAGCTTGAAGGCAACATTGCTCTATCTAACGGTAAACAAATCCCAATTAAAGAGGGACGTGCTAAATTCACCTTAGAAGAGCTGACTGGAAGTGACAGCATCACTTTACCAGAGCCAACGGTTCGTGTATTACCGTACATTCCCGCGCAATAA
- the ttcA gene encoding tRNA 2-thiocytidine(32) synthetase TtcA has product MNQNENKKETLEFNKLQKRLRRNVGNAIVDYNMIEENDVVMACISGGKDSFAMLDILLRLREAAPIKFDVVAVNLDQKQPGFPEHILPEYFETLNIPYYIVDKDTYSVVKEKVPEGKTTCGLCSRLRRGTLYSFAEKIGATKIALGHHLDDIVETMFLNMFHGARLKAMPPKLRSDDGRNVVIRPLTYCRETDLIQYAEHLEFPIIPCNLCGSQENLQRQNIKAMLIDWDKKTPGRVEKIFKSIQNVSPSQLADRELFDFVNLPLDRSEDRKAYEFEEAEVSSSNIDESMFIDVTNV; this is encoded by the coding sequence ATGAACCAAAACGAAAATAAAAAAGAAACACTTGAATTCAACAAGCTTCAGAAACGTCTGAGACGAAATGTTGGAAATGCCATCGTTGACTACAACATGATCGAAGAGAATGACGTAGTAATGGCATGCATTAGTGGCGGTAAAGATTCATTTGCGATGCTAGATATTTTGCTACGTTTACGTGAAGCTGCACCAATCAAATTCGATGTTGTTGCCGTAAACCTAGACCAAAAACAACCTGGCTTTCCTGAGCACATTCTTCCTGAATACTTTGAAACCCTGAACATTCCTTACTACATCGTAGATAAAGATACGTACTCAGTAGTAAAAGAGAAAGTGCCAGAGGGTAAAACAACTTGTGGTCTATGTTCTCGTCTTCGTCGTGGTACTTTGTACTCGTTTGCAGAGAAAATTGGGGCGACTAAAATTGCTCTTGGTCACCACCTGGATGATATTGTTGAGACGATGTTCCTGAACATGTTCCACGGTGCACGCTTGAAGGCAATGCCACCAAAACTACGCTCTGATGATGGCCGTAACGTTGTTATTCGCCCACTGACTTATTGTCGTGAAACAGACTTAATTCAATACGCAGAGCACCTAGAGTTCCCAATCATTCCATGTAACCTGTGTGGCTCTCAAGAGAACCTACAGCGTCAGAACATTAAAGCGATGTTGATTGATTGGGATAAGAAAACGCCAGGTCGTGTTGAGAAGATCTTCAAGTCAATTCAGAACGTAAGTCCAAGCCAACTGGCTGACCGAGAGCTGTTTGATTTCGTAAACCTTCCACTAGACCGTAGTGAAGATCGCAAGGCCTACGAATTCGAAGAAGCTGAAGTTTCCTCTTCAAATATTGATGAATCAATGTTCATCGACGTGACTAACGTATAA
- a CDS encoding FNR family transcription factor, translating to MISEKPVTKRVQSGGCAIHCQDCSISQLCIPFTLNESELDQLDQIIERKKPIQKGQELFKAGDELKSLYAIRSGTIKSYTITEQGDEQITAFHLAGDLVGFDAITGDMHPSFAQALETSMVCEIPYEILDDLSGKMPKLRQQIMRLMSNEIKGDQEMILLLSKKNAEERLAAFLYNLSTRFSQRGFSPREFRLTMTRGDIGNYLGLTVETISRLLGRFQKADILSVKGKYITIEDHDALMELAGVSKE from the coding sequence ATGATTTCTGAAAAGCCTGTGACGAAACGTGTTCAGTCTGGTGGCTGTGCGATCCATTGCCAGGATTGTAGTATTAGCCAGCTCTGTATTCCGTTTACTTTGAATGAATCTGAACTCGATCAACTTGATCAGATCATTGAGAGAAAAAAGCCTATTCAAAAAGGCCAAGAGTTATTTAAAGCCGGTGACGAGCTTAAATCTCTATACGCTATTCGCTCTGGAACGATCAAGAGCTACACGATTACCGAGCAAGGTGATGAGCAGATTACTGCATTCCATCTAGCGGGCGATCTTGTTGGCTTCGATGCGATTACTGGTGACATGCACCCTAGTTTCGCACAAGCGTTAGAAACTTCTATGGTATGTGAAATTCCATACGAAATTCTAGACGACCTATCAGGAAAAATGCCTAAATTGCGTCAGCAAATTATGCGCCTGATGAGTAATGAGATTAAAGGTGACCAAGAAATGATTCTGCTTCTTTCTAAGAAGAACGCGGAAGAGCGTCTTGCTGCATTCCTTTACAACCTTTCTACTCGTTTCTCTCAACGTGGCTTCAGCCCACGTGAGTTTCGCCTAACGATGACTCGTGGCGATATTGGTAACTACCTTGGTTTGACTGTTGAAACAATTAGCCGTCTTTTAGGTCGCTTCCAAAAAGCAGACATCTTGAGCGTTAAAGGCAAATATATCACTATCGAAGATCACGATGCGTTGATGGAACTTGCTGGCGTTTCAAAAGAATAG
- a CDS encoding glucosaminidase domain-containing protein, with the protein MRNNDKSSASKSLALKVTTLAIVGSISLIGPYLYQEEERRRTTEQSSNSADQFDDLTVASSAPNFAAIEDVNEKKDAFFSFLRPSIKIENKRITKERAFLTKLSESGLSRIDSEDISYAKRLGKLYRLPVPSTGIEQTWLAEMLNRVNVLPEALVLTQAANESAWGTSRFATKANNYFGHWCYTKGCGLVPLQRNEGSSHEVATFSSSQESVHRYFMNLNRNRAYADLRAIRAQLAASGNDLLTKETATELTNGLLKYSERGSDYVTDLQAMIRHNKVYWEK; encoded by the coding sequence ATGCGTAATAACGACAAAAGCAGCGCGAGTAAATCTCTTGCGCTCAAAGTAACAACACTAGCAATCGTGGGTTCTATCTCACTGATTGGCCCATATCTTTACCAAGAAGAAGAACGCCGACGTACGACAGAACAGAGCTCTAATTCAGCAGACCAATTTGATGACTTAACTGTTGCTTCAAGCGCACCAAATTTTGCGGCTATTGAGGATGTAAACGAGAAAAAAGACGCGTTTTTCTCGTTCCTACGCCCAAGCATCAAGATTGAAAACAAACGTATCACCAAAGAACGTGCGTTTTTAACTAAGCTCTCTGAATCTGGTTTAAGTCGTATTGATTCTGAAGACATTTCTTATGCGAAAAGGTTAGGGAAGTTGTACCGCTTACCGGTACCTAGCACTGGTATAGAACAGACATGGTTGGCGGAAATGCTTAACCGTGTCAACGTACTGCCAGAGGCGCTGGTACTGACACAGGCTGCTAATGAATCAGCGTGGGGGACATCACGTTTCGCCACCAAAGCAAACAACTATTTCGGACATTGGTGTTACACCAAAGGTTGTGGCCTTGTTCCGCTACAACGTAATGAAGGCAGCTCGCATGAAGTAGCAACATTTTCTTCAAGCCAAGAATCCGTACACCGTTACTTCATGAACCTTAATCGCAACCGTGCCTATGCAGATTTAAGAGCCATTCGTGCGCAACTGGCAGCAAGTGGTAATGATCTGTTAACCAAAGAAACGGCGACCGAATTGACCAATGGCTTGTTAAAATATTCTGAGCGAGGTTCAGACTATGTGACTGATTTACAAGCTATGATCCGTCACAACAAGGTATACTGGGAAAAGTAA
- a CDS encoding extracellular solute-binding protein, whose product MKKWATLLAGSACALSMLSAPSFAKDNKELVFMNWGPYINSEILEQFTDETGIKVIYSTYESNETLYAKLKTHNKGYDLVVPSTYFVSKMRDEGMLQKIDKTKLNNFKNLDTNYLDKPYDPSNDYSIPHVVAITGLAVNTDMYDPEDFQSWADLWKPELEGQLMMMDDTREVFHIALRKLGYSGNTTNEKEIDEAYAELQKLMPNVLVFNSDNPGAPYMSGEVGLGMLWNGSAAAAQNEGLPIKLVFPKEGGIGWVDNFAISSGAVNVEAAHKMIDFLLRPEIAEQISRDTGYLTAVKASNEKFKDSPALFPSQEDLDRVEWQAAVGDKTVKYEDYFMKLKAGQ is encoded by the coding sequence ATGAAAAAATGGGCTACTCTATTAGCTGGTAGTGCATGTGCGCTTTCAATGTTATCTGCACCATCATTTGCAAAAGATAACAAAGAATTGGTATTCATGAACTGGGGACCTTACATCAACAGTGAGATTCTAGAACAGTTCACTGATGAAACTGGAATCAAGGTTATCTACTCAACTTACGAGTCGAACGAAACCTTGTACGCAAAGCTAAAAACACACAACAAAGGTTACGACCTAGTTGTGCCGTCGACTTACTTCGTTTCTAAGATGCGTGACGAAGGTATGCTACAAAAGATCGACAAAACTAAGCTGAACAACTTCAAGAACCTAGATACTAACTACCTAGATAAGCCGTACGACCCAAGCAACGACTACTCTATTCCACACGTAGTTGCTATCACAGGTCTTGCTGTTAACACTGACATGTACGATCCGGAAGATTTCCAAAGCTGGGCTGATCTATGGAAGCCAGAGCTTGAAGGTCAACTGATGATGATGGACGACACGCGTGAAGTGTTCCATATCGCACTACGTAAGTTAGGTTACTCTGGTAACACAACAAACGAAAAAGAGATCGACGAAGCTTATGCTGAGCTACAAAAGTTAATGCCGAACGTTCTAGTATTTAACTCAGACAACCCAGGCGCGCCATATATGTCTGGTGAAGTGGGTCTTGGTATGCTGTGGAACGGTTCAGCTGCTGCAGCGCAAAACGAAGGTCTACCAATCAAACTGGTTTTCCCAAAAGAAGGCGGTATCGGTTGGGTTGATAACTTTGCAATTAGCTCTGGTGCGGTAAACGTAGAAGCGGCTCATAAGATGATCGACTTCCTACTTCGCCCAGAAATCGCAGAGCAAATCTCTCGTGACACAGGCTACCTAACGGCAGTTAAAGCGTCTAACGAGAAGTTCAAAGACAGCCCAGCGCTGTTCCCGTCACAAGAAGACCTTGATCGTGTGGAATGGCAAGCTGCGGTTGGCGATAAGACAGTGAAGTACGAAGATTACTTCATGAAGCTTAAAGCCGGTCAGTAA
- a CDS encoding extracellular solute-binding protein, protein MKKTLYTGALCAATLLSTSSFAADQELYFYNWSEYIPNEVLEDFTEETGIKVYYSTYESNESMYAKLKTQGTGYDLVVPSTYFVSKMRKEGMLQELDKTKLSHFADLDPNYLDKPFDPNNNYSIPYIWGATGIGINSDMLDKSSVKNWGDLWDTQWEGQLMMMDDSREVFHIALSKLGYSPNTTNPEEIKEAYEELRKLMPNVLVFNSDFPANPYLAGEVSLGMLWNGSAYMARQEGATIDIIWPEKGAIFWMDSLAIPAGAKNTEAAHKMIDFLLRPENAAKIALEIGYPTPVKTAYPLLPKEFSEDKNVFPPQSVMDNGVWQDEVGEASVIYDEYFQKLKVDN, encoded by the coding sequence ATGAAAAAAACACTGTATACCGGCGCATTGTGTGCTGCTACTTTACTTTCTACATCCTCTTTCGCAGCTGACCAAGAACTGTATTTTTACAACTGGTCTGAATATATTCCAAATGAAGTACTAGAAGACTTCACCGAAGAAACTGGTATTAAAGTCTATTACTCAACTTATGAGTCTAACGAAAGCATGTACGCTAAGTTAAAAACTCAAGGTACGGGTTACGACTTGGTAGTTCCTTCTACTTACTTCGTTTCTAAGATGCGTAAAGAAGGCATGCTTCAAGAGCTTGATAAAACTAAGCTAAGCCACTTTGCAGATTTGGACCCAAATTACTTAGATAAGCCATTTGACCCAAACAACAACTACTCGATCCCATACATCTGGGGCGCAACGGGTATTGGTATCAACTCAGATATGCTAGACAAGTCTTCAGTTAAAAACTGGGGCGATCTGTGGGATACACAGTGGGAAGGTCAACTGATGATGATGGATGACTCTCGTGAGGTTTTCCATATCGCACTGTCTAAACTGGGTTACTCTCCAAACACGACTAACCCTGAAGAAATCAAAGAAGCATACGAAGAACTTCGTAAGCTGATGCCAAACGTATTGGTATTTAACTCCGATTTTCCAGCAAACCCTTACCTAGCGGGTGAAGTGTCTCTTGGTATGCTTTGGAATGGCTCTGCTTACATGGCACGCCAAGAAGGCGCAACGATTGACATTATCTGGCCAGAGAAAGGCGCTATCTTCTGGATGGACAGCCTAGCGATTCCAGCAGGTGCTAAGAACACTGAAGCGGCACATAAGATGATCGACTTCCTTCTTCGTCCAGAGAACGCTGCGAAAATTGCTCTAGAGATCGGTTACCCAACACCAGTTAAAACTGCTTACCCCCTTCTTCCGAAAGAATTTTCTGAAGATAAGAATGTTTTCCCGCCACAATCAGTGATGGATAATGGTGTTTGGCAAGACGAAGTTGGTGAAGCGAGCGTTATTTATGACGAGTACTTCCAAAAACTTAAAGTAGACAACTAA
- the potC gene encoding spermidine/putrescine ABC transporter permease PotC produces MGRTVKFSFMALVYAFLYLPIIVLIANSFNANKFGMKWGGFTTKWYDALINNDSLMQAAWHSINVAVFSATAATIVGSLTAVALFRYQFKGKGIVNGMLFIVMMSPDIVMAISLLALFLVMGVQLGFFTLLAAHITFCLPFVVVTVYSRLNGFDVKMLEAAKDLGASEWTILKQIILPLAKPAVAAGWLLSFTLSLDDVIISSFVTGPTYEILPLKIYSMVKVGISPEVNALATVMLVVSLILVIISQLLAREKIK; encoded by the coding sequence ATGGGGCGCACAGTTAAGTTCAGCTTTATGGCGCTGGTATACGCTTTTTTATACCTACCGATTATTGTATTGATTGCTAACTCATTTAATGCCAACAAGTTCGGTATGAAATGGGGTGGTTTCACCACTAAATGGTATGACGCGCTTATTAACAATGACAGCCTAATGCAGGCTGCGTGGCATTCGATCAACGTAGCGGTGTTCTCAGCAACAGCCGCAACCATTGTCGGGAGCCTCACAGCAGTAGCCCTATTCCGTTATCAATTTAAAGGTAAAGGCATCGTAAATGGCATGCTGTTCATCGTAATGATGTCACCAGATATCGTAATGGCGATTTCGCTTCTTGCACTATTTTTGGTAATGGGTGTTCAACTGGGGTTCTTTACCCTACTTGCTGCTCACATTACCTTCTGTCTACCGTTCGTTGTGGTAACGGTTTACAGTCGCTTGAATGGCTTTGATGTGAAGATGCTAGAAGCAGCAAAAGACTTAGGTGCAAGTGAGTGGACGATTCTAAAGCAGATCATTCTACCTCTTGCTAAGCCAGCGGTTGCTGCGGGTTGGTTATTGAGCTTCACTCTGTCTTTGGACGATGTGATCATCAGCTCTTTCGTAACCGGCCCAACGTATGAAATCTTACCACTGAAGATTTACTCAATGGTTAAAGTGGGTATCTCTCCGGAGGTAAACGCCCTAGCAACAGTGATGTTAGTGGTGTCGTTAATACTGGTGATCATTTCTCAGTTATTAGCGAGAGAAAAAATCAAGTAA
- the uspE gene encoding universal stress protein UspE, with protein MSIYNKILVVADINHDEQPALVRAIQLAKKSTSTSYITFFLSIYDFSYDMTSMLSVDERDAMRKGVIHQREIWMNKVAVPYLDDSIEFNVQVVWHNRPYEAIIAEVYSGEHDILIKGTRKHDTLESVIFTPTDWHLLRKCPSPVLLVKNDFWPEHAKIYASVHVGSETETHLELNDTMVDRLLEITGRLDADPFLVNAYPVTPANITIELPEFDPTSYTDAVRGHHLTAMKALRQKHGMSEEQTVVEQGLPEDVIPRVASENNAAMVILGTTGRTGLSAVFIGNTAEHVIDKINCDVLALKPSGYVSPLDPNLSIG; from the coding sequence ATGAGTATCTATAACAAAATTTTAGTTGTCGCAGACATTAATCACGATGAGCAACCAGCTCTAGTTCGTGCTATCCAACTTGCCAAGAAAAGTACATCAACAAGCTACATCACTTTCTTTTTATCGATCTACGATTTCTCGTATGACATGACATCAATGCTCTCTGTCGATGAAAGAGACGCAATGCGTAAAGGCGTAATTCATCAACGTGAAATTTGGATGAATAAAGTGGCGGTTCCTTACCTTGATGATTCCATTGAATTTAACGTGCAAGTGGTTTGGCATAACCGCCCGTATGAAGCGATCATTGCAGAGGTTTACAGTGGCGAGCATGACATCCTAATCAAAGGTACGCGTAAGCACGATACCTTAGAGTCCGTCATCTTTACTCCAACTGACTGGCATTTATTGAGAAAGTGCCCTAGTCCTGTGCTATTGGTTAAAAATGATTTCTGGCCAGAACATGCGAAAATTTATGCATCAGTTCATGTCGGCTCTGAAACAGAAACTCACTTAGAGCTCAATGATACGATGGTCGATAGATTACTTGAGATCACCGGTCGTTTGGATGCTGACCCGTTCTTGGTGAATGCCTACCCAGTGACACCTGCGAATATCACAATCGAACTGCCAGAGTTTGACCCAACCTCTTATACTGACGCGGTTCGTGGTCATCACTTAACAGCGATGAAAGCGTTGCGCCAGAAACACGGTATGAGTGAAGAGCAAACTGTTGTTGAGCAAGGCTTGCCAGAAGATGTTATTCCTCGTGTCGCATCTGAAAACAACGCTGCTATGGTGATTCTTGGTACAACTGGCCGTACTGGCTTGTCTGCCGTGTTTATTGGTAATACTGCGGAACATGTAATCGACAAGATTAACTGTGACGTACTTGCTCTTAAACCGTCGGGTTACGTAAGTCCACTTGATCCCAATTTGTCTATAGGTTAA
- the potB gene encoding spermidine/putrescine ABC transporter permease PotB — protein sequence MSKKFNLQNAIVALITGWLVLFVMIPNIMIIGTSFLTRDEANLIEMTFTLDNYVRLADPLYFKVLMHSFYMAIVATLLCLIIGYPFAYIVAKMPAKWRPIMLFLVIVPFWTNSLIRTYGLKVVLGTQGVLNKGLLALDIIDKPLRIMYSETAVMIGLVYILLPFMILPLYSAIEKLDDTYLEAAKDLGANKLQTLLKVVLPLTMPGIVGGCLLVLLPALGMFYISDLLGGAKNLLIGNVIKSQVLNARDWPFGAATSIALTVAMAVMLYAYYRAGKLLNKKVELD from the coding sequence ATGAGCAAGAAGTTTAATTTACAGAACGCAATTGTTGCTTTAATCACAGGTTGGTTAGTGCTGTTCGTGATGATTCCAAACATCATGATCATCGGTACTAGCTTCTTAACTCGTGATGAAGCTAACTTGATTGAGATGACCTTTACTCTCGATAACTATGTGCGTTTGGCTGATCCGCTGTATTTTAAGGTGCTGATGCACTCTTTCTATATGGCAATCGTTGCCACCCTGCTTTGTTTAATCATTGGTTACCCGTTCGCCTATATCGTGGCAAAAATGCCTGCGAAGTGGCGTCCAATCATGTTGTTCCTCGTGATTGTACCATTTTGGACTAACTCACTGATTCGTACTTACGGACTAAAAGTGGTTTTGGGTACTCAAGGGGTACTGAACAAAGGTTTGTTAGCGTTAGATATTATCGATAAGCCGCTACGCATCATGTACTCAGAAACCGCAGTAATGATTGGTTTGGTGTATATCCTACTTCCATTCATGATTTTGCCGCTGTATTCAGCGATTGAAAAACTGGACGATACATACCTAGAAGCGGCTAAAGATTTAGGTGCGAACAAACTGCAAACGCTATTGAAAGTCGTGTTACCACTGACTATGCCAGGTATTGTCGGCGGTTGTTTATTAGTGTTATTACCCGCATTAGGTATGTTCTACATCTCTGACCTATTAGGTGGAGCAAAGAATCTGCTGATTGGTAACGTGATTAAGAGCCAAGTACTCAATGCTCGAGACTGGCCGTTTGGCGCTGCGACGAGTATTGCACTGACTGTAGCAATGGCTGTGATGCTGTATGCCTACTACCGAGCAGGTAAGCTATTGAACAAGAAAGTGGAGCTAGACTAA
- the potA gene encoding spermidine/putrescine ABC transporter ATP-binding protein PotA — translation MNAKKSVGKPVVQLTGISKSFDGKEVIGNLDLNVNHGEFLTILGPSGCGKTTVLRMIAGFETADSGEILLAGQNVTQVPAEQRYVNTVFQSYALFPHMTVFDNVAFGLRMQKVPSSEIEPRVMDALKMVRLEQMAQRKPHQLSGGQQQRIAIARAVVNKPKVLLLDESLSALDYKLRKQMQIELKQLQRQLGITFIFVTHDQEEALSMSDRIIVMRDGVIEQDGTPREIYEEPKNLFVARFIGEINVFEATAKSRQDEKRIVATIEGEESIIYHDEDVTPGQKLQVLLRPEDLRIEEIKESEQRGIVGHIVERTYKGMTLDSVVELESGMRVMVSEFFNEDDPDVDHSLGQKVAVTWVESWEVVLEDEQEV, via the coding sequence TTGAACGCTAAAAAATCAGTAGGGAAGCCAGTCGTACAGCTAACTGGCATCAGTAAAAGTTTCGATGGTAAGGAAGTCATCGGCAATCTGGATTTAAACGTAAATCATGGTGAGTTTCTCACGATTTTAGGCCCATCAGGTTGTGGTAAAACAACCGTGCTAAGAATGATTGCGGGTTTTGAAACGGCGGATAGTGGTGAAATACTATTAGCTGGACAGAACGTAACCCAAGTTCCTGCTGAACAAAGGTATGTAAACACTGTTTTCCAAAGCTATGCCCTATTCCCGCATATGACCGTTTTCGATAATGTGGCATTTGGCTTACGCATGCAGAAAGTTCCAAGCAGCGAGATTGAACCTCGTGTAATGGATGCTTTGAAAATGGTGCGCTTAGAACAAATGGCACAACGAAAGCCACACCAGCTATCTGGCGGCCAACAGCAACGTATCGCAATCGCTCGAGCTGTCGTTAATAAGCCTAAAGTTCTCTTGTTGGATGAATCTCTATCTGCTCTGGATTACAAACTACGTAAACAGATGCAAATCGAGCTGAAACAACTGCAACGCCAACTTGGTATCACGTTCATTTTTGTAACGCATGACCAAGAAGAAGCGCTGTCTATGTCTGACCGCATCATTGTTATGCGTGATGGCGTGATTGAACAAGACGGAACACCAAGAGAGATCTACGAAGAGCCTAAAAACCTATTCGTAGCGCGTTTCATTGGTGAAATTAACGTATTCGAAGCGACAGCTAAATCTCGTCAAGATGAAAAGCGCATTGTTGCGACAATCGAAGGTGAAGAGTCCATTATCTATCACGATGAAGACGTAACACCGGGTCAAAAACTGCAAGTATTGCTTCGCCCTGAAGATCTTCGCATCGAAGAAATCAAAGAGTCTGAGCAACGCGGTATTGTTGGCCACATTGTCGAGCGAACCTATAAAGGCATGACATTAGATTCAGTCGTAGAACTTGAATCGGGTATGCGTGTCATGGTTAGCGAATTCTTCAACGAAGATGACCCTGACGTTGATCACTCACTGGGCCAAAAAGTCGCAGTAACTTGGGTTGAGAGCTGGGAAGTGGTATTAGAAGATGAGCAAGAAGTTTAA